A stretch of the Proteus sp. ZN5 genome encodes the following:
- a CDS encoding DMT family transporter has protein sequence MSTLSLSGLLLAVLALLAGAVVPIQAASNAILARQLGHPLWASAISLLISIAVLIPLLFIFKVPKPNFSTELFSQPIWIWFGGIAGMLYLTSALILVPKIGSTTFFVMVIAGQLVISALIEQFGWFGMSQNSIPLSKILGIGLVILGVLCVQFSRK, from the coding sequence ATGTCAACACTATCATTATCTGGGCTTTTACTTGCGGTTTTGGCATTACTTGCCGGTGCAGTAGTGCCCATTCAAGCTGCCAGTAATGCTATATTAGCGCGCCAATTAGGCCATCCTTTATGGGCAAGTGCAATATCACTGTTAATCAGCATTGCGGTTTTAATTCCACTTTTATTTATCTTTAAAGTGCCTAAGCCTAACTTCAGCACTGAGCTTTTTAGTCAACCTATCTGGATCTGGTTTGGCGGTATTGCTGGTATGCTTTATCTAACTTCTGCTTTAATTTTAGTACCTAAAATTGGTAGTACGACCTTTTTTGTAATGGTGATTGCAGGGCAACTGGTTATTTCTGCTTTAATTGAACAGTTTGGTTGGTTTGGTATGAGCCAAAACTCTATTCCATTAAGTAAGATTTTGGGAATTGGTTTGGTTATTTTAGGCGTTTTATGTGTCCAGTTCTCACGAAAATAA
- a CDS encoding antibiotic biosynthesis monooxygenase yields the protein MIAVIFEVKIKPGKQDRYLSLATDLKPLLTDIEGFISIERFQSLSSEGKLLSLSWWENEEAVLQWKKNILHKSAQQEGRESIFDFYKISITSLAREYSFDAESL from the coding sequence ATGATTGCCGTGATATTTGAAGTCAAAATTAAACCAGGAAAACAGGATCGTTATCTATCTTTAGCCACTGATTTAAAGCCATTACTAACAGATATTGAGGGATTTATTTCAATAGAGCGGTTTCAAAGTTTATCATCCGAAGGAAAATTATTATCACTTTCTTGGTGGGAAAATGAAGAAGCTGTTTTGCAATGGAAGAAAAATATTTTACATAAAAGTGCGCAACAAGAAGGTCGAGAGTCTATTTTCGATTTTTACAAAATTAGCATTACCTCTTTAGCGCGTGAATATTCATTTGATGCAGAAAGTCTGTAA
- a CDS encoding helix-turn-helix transcriptional regulator, translating into MTKSEIKSEYQHTVESAIAAVGAAISDISRVKILCALMDGRAWTATELGIVADISASTASSHLSKLLSSGLISVISQGKYRYFRLANDEIANVIENLMSFSTDHISQAKITTPKNLRKARTCYNHLAGEIAVDIYHSLCQQKWITEDGRAITTLGLERFKNMGLEFQAKHPRNICCPCLDWSERRFHLGGQIGTAFLNYAEAQAWLTRHQGYREVTISEKGYKALTQYFNIEKR; encoded by the coding sequence ATGACTAAATCAGAAATAAAATCGGAATATCAACACACCGTAGAGTCAGCAATCGCTGCTGTTGGTGCAGCGATATCTGATATTTCCAGAGTCAAAATATTGTGTGCATTAATGGATGGAAGGGCGTGGACAGCAACGGAACTAGGTATCGTAGCTGATATCTCTGCCTCTACAGCAAGCAGCCATTTATCCAAATTACTCAGTAGCGGGCTTATTTCTGTAATATCTCAAGGTAAATACCGTTATTTTCGATTAGCGAACGATGAGATTGCCAACGTTATTGAAAATTTAATGAGTTTTTCTACTGACCATATTTCACAAGCTAAAATTACAACCCCAAAAAACTTAAGGAAAGCGCGAACTTGTTATAATCATTTAGCCGGTGAAATTGCTGTCGATATTTATCATTCACTTTGTCAGCAAAAATGGATAACAGAGGACGGTCGCGCTATTACAACACTAGGTCTTGAGCGATTTAAAAATATGGGTCTTGAATTTCAAGCAAAGCATCCTCGTAATATTTGCTGCCCATGTTTAGATTGGAGCGAACGTCGTTTTCATTTAGGCGGACAAATTGGCACTGCTTTTCTTAATTATGCAGAAGCGCAAGCATGGTTAACACGACATCAAGGATATAGAGAAGTGACTATCAGCGAGAAAGGTTATAAAGCGTTGACTCAATACTTTAATATAGAAAAGAGATAA
- a CDS encoding bpX6 domain-containing protein, translated as MHNDYIRHPMLLGYRQIEGLWLPNDWFNETQRLTYLIKHWQANCRIYRFEQGDVLCFTENKTVDCSSIEGWPLIRYGRLYSTAPLDNDEIKKLPYADLALVRSGVVTTLLFSQAEPLSLADYLDIKGIHFEETDNYASLYEIKPQALSEEKNIRAIIGDNIPPAADQQKQFIKTIFENTSTSPSQTPQAKASSSLTQKIINKFLAPQNREAMHSSSKTISQLSPWQRWLNKLSIKSGLASMMSKQQADYINKMMKMFEDGDVDQALRHGIPLSQYQENQETTPSPYLGRLKGRNKLEISADQQGHKSLYFGDELQNYLKQLYRQQFIKLDKAGCNEEALFVLAELLQEKEEALSYLESFQRYQHAAELARMWEMRPERIIRLYCLAGDIDSAVIYARLHNAFSYVILQLQEKHPDIADKMREEWAAYLVDCEDYLQAIDIIWQLNNDISRDKAKHWLEIAYQAGGELSLRSLVKSIFLLPDTVHLYQNEIKKICNEPLATIQRAILVRELLALPKQTKLTEQLINQLIRPIIVDQYSANSVLERKEISQLIHKSTNKLLKTDMPHSDIPEAKRYSLDAQNHFISATIPEQGLYAIYDVIALNDHQYLIALGESGVLLTDKTGKKLWHNLTPTYHIVIAENYQSALLLAPRGNYFQIHSLAITTQSIKELGTLKCTVFTRVFDGIFWTIANNNTVQVVDTKNDFKIVWNIDSLNGDIIEILRHNDTEYWLINSDPKERWSYDLPERRLTQRESLPHHLNEGLKYDLMSNSYYGIKHDKCVLTSANSHYTQRLQLPNTQSIEEQRSFHLIKRTATLIYWQENELTIFRLYNNQNHCSFELKWPTNLAPQYRSEFHQWYFFDKTGRLVHFNWNNGRINTLSLLLK; from the coding sequence ATGCATAACGATTATATTCGTCATCCAATGTTATTGGGATATCGTCAAATTGAAGGTTTATGGCTACCGAATGACTGGTTTAACGAGACTCAACGGCTGACTTATTTAATAAAACATTGGCAAGCTAATTGTCGTATTTATCGATTCGAACAAGGAGATGTTCTCTGTTTTACTGAAAATAAAACGGTGGATTGCTCATCCATTGAGGGATGGCCTTTAATTCGTTACGGTCGCCTTTATAGCACAGCACCTCTAGATAATGATGAGATAAAAAAACTGCCTTATGCAGATCTTGCTTTAGTTCGTAGTGGTGTTGTAACAACGCTTCTATTTTCGCAAGCTGAACCTCTCTCACTTGCTGATTATCTCGATATTAAAGGGATTCATTTTGAAGAGACTGATAACTACGCCAGTCTGTATGAGATAAAACCTCAAGCATTGTCAGAAGAGAAAAATATTAGAGCGATTATTGGTGACAATATTCCACCGGCAGCAGATCAACAAAAGCAATTTATAAAGACGATATTTGAAAACACTTCAACATCGCCATCTCAAACACCTCAAGCAAAAGCGTCATCCTCACTGACTCAGAAAATTATTAATAAATTTCTTGCGCCTCAAAATCGTGAAGCAATGCATTCTTCATCTAAAACGATATCTCAATTATCACCGTGGCAACGTTGGCTAAATAAGCTTTCAATTAAAAGTGGATTAGCCTCTATGATGAGTAAGCAACAAGCGGATTATATTAATAAAATGATGAAAATGTTTGAAGACGGCGATGTCGATCAAGCATTACGTCATGGTATTCCGCTTAGTCAATATCAAGAAAACCAAGAAACAACACCTTCACCTTATTTGGGGAGATTAAAAGGGCGAAATAAACTGGAGATATCAGCTGATCAACAAGGGCATAAAAGTCTTTATTTTGGAGATGAACTACAAAATTATTTAAAACAACTTTATCGTCAACAGTTTATAAAGCTAGATAAAGCTGGCTGTAATGAAGAAGCTCTGTTTGTTCTCGCTGAATTGTTACAAGAAAAAGAAGAAGCTCTGAGTTATTTGGAAAGCTTTCAACGCTATCAACACGCGGCAGAACTGGCGCGGATGTGGGAAATGCGGCCCGAGCGTATTATTCGTTTATACTGCTTAGCGGGTGATATTGATTCTGCTGTTATTTATGCTCGCCTGCATAATGCTTTTTCCTACGTCATATTACAGTTACAAGAAAAACATCCTGATATTGCAGATAAAATGCGTGAAGAATGGGCTGCATACCTAGTTGACTGTGAAGATTATTTACAAGCTATCGATATTATCTGGCAATTAAACAATGATATAAGCCGTGATAAAGCTAAGCATTGGTTAGAAATAGCCTATCAAGCTGGTGGAGAATTAAGCCTACGCAGTCTTGTGAAATCAATATTTTTATTACCTGACACTGTTCATTTATATCAAAATGAAATTAAAAAGATATGTAACGAGCCACTTGCAACTATTCAACGTGCCATTTTAGTAAGAGAACTATTAGCACTACCTAAGCAGACTAAATTAACAGAACAACTCATTAACCAACTTATTCGACCTATTATTGTTGATCAATATAGCGCGAATTCTGTACTAGAAAGAAAAGAAATTAGCCAACTTATTCATAAAAGTACCAATAAACTATTAAAAACAGATATGCCTCATAGTGATATTCCAGAGGCTAAACGTTATTCCTTAGATGCACAAAACCACTTTATTTCAGCGACTATTCCAGAACAAGGGCTTTACGCTATTTATGATGTGATTGCCTTAAATGATCATCAATATCTTATCGCGTTGGGTGAGTCTGGGGTGTTATTAACCGATAAAACAGGGAAAAAGCTTTGGCATAATTTAACGCCAACTTATCATATTGTTATCGCAGAAAACTACCAAAGCGCTTTATTATTAGCACCAAGAGGTAATTACTTCCAAATTCATTCATTAGCAATCACAACACAGTCGATCAAAGAGCTTGGCACACTGAAATGTACTGTTTTTACTCGTGTTTTTGATGGTATTTTTTGGACTATTGCCAATAACAATACAGTACAAGTTGTTGATACTAAAAATGACTTTAAAATCGTTTGGAATATTGATTCATTGAATGGTGATATTATTGAAATTCTTCGCCACAATGATACTGAATATTGGCTCATTAATAGTGATCCCAAAGAACGCTGGTCATATGATTTACCTGAACGTCGATTAACTCAACGAGAAAGCCTGCCTCATCATTTAAATGAGGGATTAAAATATGATCTCATGTCTAACTCATACTACGGCATAAAACATGATAAATGCGTGCTAACCTCAGCTAACTCACACTATACACAACGATTACAGTTGCCCAATACTCAATCTATTGAAGAACAACGTTCTTTTCATTTAATAAAAAGGACAGCCACGTTAATTTATTGGCAAGAAAATGAGTTAACTATATTTCGTTTATATAACAATCAAAATCACTGTAGCTTTGAGCTTAAATGGCCTACAAACCTAGCGCCACAATATCGAAGTGAATTTCACCAATGGTATTTTTTCGACAAAACAGGGCGTTTAGTGCATTTTAATTGGAACAATGGGCGAATAAATACATTGAGTTTGCTTTTAAAATAA
- a CDS encoding LysR family transcriptional regulator, with translation MNNLRKLDLNQLVTLFYLLRERHVSRAAERLHKSQPTVSHTLNNLRELFQDPLLVRKNGQYQLTSKAESLYQPLTQALEQLDNLIAQQDFQPRDCKRRFNIAMSDYGATLISTKLIHYLHTYAPDVDLKIWHSSREEMQSKLNEGSLDLAFGVFNTFDNTLRSKSIFTDKMVSMIDKTVYPEKIINLTEWLLAPHILVSMKPFDANEIDHQLQLIHQQRRIAVTVPYWQIAPQLLENTNLILTIAEKAIPQNMRQKFSIFPPPIDIPELEFQMIWHQRSDNDNALNWLRNTIVALLKEE, from the coding sequence ATGAATAACTTAAGAAAACTAGATTTAAATCAGTTGGTTACTCTATTTTATCTATTGCGAGAACGCCATGTAAGTCGCGCAGCAGAGCGATTACATAAAAGTCAGCCAACAGTAAGCCATACTCTCAATAATTTAAGAGAGTTGTTCCAAGATCCGCTTTTAGTGAGAAAAAATGGTCAATACCAATTAACTAGTAAAGCGGAATCACTTTATCAACCGCTGACTCAAGCATTGGAACAACTCGATAATCTTATTGCACAACAAGACTTTCAGCCGAGGGATTGTAAAAGACGCTTTAACATTGCAATGTCTGATTATGGTGCAACGCTAATTTCAACTAAGTTAATTCATTATTTACATACTTATGCACCTGATGTTGATTTGAAAATTTGGCACAGTAGCCGAGAAGAAATGCAAAGTAAGCTAAATGAAGGTAGTTTAGATTTAGCGTTTGGGGTGTTTAATACTTTTGATAATACATTGCGTTCGAAATCAATTTTTACCGATAAAATGGTCAGTATGATCGATAAAACGGTATATCCTGAAAAAATAATAAATTTAACAGAGTGGCTGTTAGCACCCCATATCTTAGTGAGTATGAAGCCTTTCGATGCCAATGAAATAGACCATCAACTTCAATTAATACATCAACAACGCCGTATTGCCGTCACTGTGCCTTATTGGCAAATTGCCCCTCAATTATTAGAAAATACTAATTTAATTTTGACGATTGCTGAAAAAGCCATTCCTCAAAATATGCGCCAGAAATTTTCTATATTCCCCCCTCCTATTGATATTCCTGAATTAGAGTTTCAGATGATCTGGCATCAACGTAGTGATAATGACAATGCGCTTAATTGGTTAAGAAATACCATTGTGGCACTTTTAAAAGAAGAATAA
- a CDS encoding DUF3800 domain-containing protein: MDKKFYIDESGNTGDLVVTEKDDNFSSQEYFTLACIGLNDSSLSDLEDFIKELKLKYKIQTPELKFSKMKGIFGKKIGFILELLKYIEESCSILIEIVDKKYFLSTTIVNCLINPPYFQPDRNQHINKLVHQELSQWVYDHVTKEFLIKFTDISRNPSEEGLKELFYDLLTLAKKTKDPLSDSVCLGIEESIDDFRLMKINKKQSDRDAYTYFLPLPDTNKRGELIGVLPYISSFYNLHARLNHLFKRNLSEVIIVHDNQSHFDEILKYYHKSAVENTNETSVTFDTADFIFLNSSNLQFQDDKNSIGLQVADLFAGLLNKAIPYLIYEGETLTDAENAVLQRIVASLYYQQAVNFVLPKKQNEKLFLILDKVVHFIINRSLAGVCIDKADNSLLENLTKQTTRAV; this comes from the coding sequence ATGGATAAAAAATTTTATATTGATGAAAGTGGTAATACAGGTGACTTAGTCGTTACGGAAAAAGATGATAATTTTAGTTCACAAGAATACTTTACCCTTGCTTGTATTGGCTTGAATGATTCAAGCTTGTCTGATTTAGAAGATTTTATTAAAGAACTTAAGTTGAAATATAAGATACAAACGCCTGAGCTAAAATTCTCAAAAATGAAAGGGATTTTTGGTAAAAAAATTGGCTTCATTCTAGAGCTCTTAAAGTACATAGAGGAAAGTTGCAGTATCCTTATTGAGATTGTAGATAAGAAATATTTTCTTTCAACGACTATTGTTAACTGTCTCATAAATCCCCCTTATTTCCAACCGGACAGAAATCAACACATCAACAAGTTGGTTCATCAGGAATTAAGCCAATGGGTTTATGACCATGTCACAAAAGAATTCCTCATAAAATTCACTGATATATCTAGAAATCCATCTGAAGAAGGCTTAAAAGAATTATTTTATGACCTACTTACTTTGGCAAAAAAAACAAAAGATCCACTATCAGATTCTGTCTGTTTAGGTATTGAAGAATCTATCGACGATTTCAGATTAATGAAAATCAATAAAAAACAAAGTGATAGGGATGCTTATACATACTTTCTTCCATTGCCTGATACCAATAAAAGGGGTGAGCTAATAGGAGTTTTGCCGTATATAAGTTCTTTTTATAATTTACATGCCAGATTGAATCACTTGTTTAAAAGAAACTTATCTGAAGTAATAATAGTTCATGATAATCAGTCTCATTTTGATGAGATTCTAAAGTACTACCACAAGAGTGCTGTTGAAAATACTAATGAAACATCTGTAACTTTTGATACTGCAGACTTTATTTTTTTAAATTCCTCTAACTTACAATTCCAAGATGATAAAAATTCGATAGGGCTACAAGTAGCCGATCTGTTTGCTGGTCTTTTGAATAAAGCTATTCCATATTTAATTTATGAGGGTGAAACTTTAACAGATGCTGAAAATGCGGTCCTTCAAAGAATAGTAGCAAGCCTATATTATCAGCAAGCCGTTAATTTTGTGTTGCCAAAGAAACAAAATGAAAAATTATTTTTAATTTTGGATAAAGTGGTTCATTTTATAATCAATAGGTCACTGGCTGGAGTTTGCATAGACAAAGCTGATAACTCTCTGCTAGAAAATTTAACAAAGCAAACGACTCGGGCGGTGTAA